tgagtgagagtgtgtgtgtttgtgagagagagagtgtgtgcgtgtgtgtgtgtgtgtgtgtgtgtgtgtgtgtgtgtgtgtgagtgagagagagtatgtgtgtctgcgagtgagagtgtgtatgtgagcgcgtgtgtgtgagggagggagagagatagagagagagagagggagagtgtgtgtgtgtgtgagtgagtgagagtgtgtgtgtttgtgagagagagagtgtgtgtgtgtgtgtgtgtgtgtgtgtgtgtgtgtgtgtcatttgttCTGTATCACCTTCTCCCAATCAGAGTGCCTGTTGCTGCACTCTACTGGAACAACACATGTATGTACAACTTCAAATTTCAAAGGTTTGCCACTTTGGTTGAGTTCACAATGtggtgaggtcatgtgacaacaatgtagcattctacagtttgaaatgtttatccTTGCAtactgcttcacacacacacacacacacacacacacacacacacacacacacacacacacacatatacattaaatAGAAGTCACTAGACAGTTTATAATGTCCATTATGCAGAAAGTAGTTCCATTCTGAACACAGCGCTTCTCACAGGATCTATAGACTCACTATCTGTTAATGTGTTCGAGTCACAAGATATCAGACAGCGTaatttgtgtacagtatgtgtgtgtattttatgggCTTGAGAGAGATCCAATTCCCATTGGGAACCAGTCAAACCAGATCACTGCAAATACAGAATACAGAGAGTTTGTGTGTTTTCATGTGTATATTTCAGATATCCTAAGGGCTGTTCGTTTATGAATGATCTAGAAAACCTGATCTTTCTCCCATACAATCCCAAACCCTCTCTCGGACCAGTAGACACATAAACAATGAACAGAAACATTAGTTGGGACAATTCACATGGACAGTGACGAACACAAACCAATGTAAGATGATCAGTACAAGGTAACCACCATTGTATTATAGCAGTGTGTTATTCTATTGCAGTATGATTGAAGTGTAGTTACTTAAATATAGTTATTCCAGTCTGCCGTGCTGAAGAAATTACCTTCATTTATGGGTCATCAGAGGTGATTGCATGTGAAATGGATTGTGTGAATGATTCAGAACCGTTTGTTTTGACTGGGTACCTCAACAATGCTGTTAGGTGACACAATGCtgcaggattttggaccaatgagatgtCACATTGGGCAGGGCTACCCACTGTGATGTCACAGAAATGtagtttaggacaaaaactcagatTTACCTGTAAAAGCTTTTATTGTTAGTTGCATTATCACGTTGTATGTGGTTAGGACATGGCGTAACGAAACCGTAATGTTACTATAATTATTTGTCCCTATTTCATGCCTCAAAGCGAACGTCTTTTGTCCACCATTTTGCCATCTGAGACCCATTTCAGGGAGCATAAAAGGTTTCTTTTCTCATCGGGCAAATCAGTATTTGATCGCTTGTGTAAAtggtaaacggtctgcacttatatagcgcctttttaaccttagcggtattcaaagcgctttacactgttactcattcacccattcacacaccaatggcggcagagctgccatgcaaggcgctagcctgcctttgggagcaacttggggtttagtgtcttgcccaaggacacttcggcatgtggagtcgtgtgggccgggaatcaaaccacaaaccctgcgattagtggccgacccgctctaccaactgagccacagacGCCCTATAACGGCGTATTCCTCCACTAAAAACGGAGCATTTCATAAACGCCCTCCGCAGATGGCCGAATAATTGCAATGAAGCCAAATTTATACAAAAGAAGAAGCCAAACTTCTTTCTCCTGTACAAACTAAAGCGAGGAAGAAATCGTACGAGATGGCTAGGATGCTAGCTACAATTGAATGCCtatattgtatcgatttgaaaatctgtttgttgattggttggtttaaAAGTCGTACGATGGATtatgatttcaccatcttgtaCACATTTTTATGAGTTGTCATGAAACTCTGTTACACTACACACGATGTTTAAAATGAGTTTGTTGAGGAAAATGAATAATAAAGAACGTCTAAACTAACCATTCATCAACGCTGCTCAACTAGTCGAgttctcctaggtcaagaatttcagggatATGCGCAAACAGGACAAATGTCCCCAAACAAACACCTTGGCTGAACAAAAATATCACTGCATTTCGTCATCATTTTTAGGTGTCATGGCTTTTACATCTCACTGAGATTGTATCATATACAGTCTGACACGCAACAATTGTAAAGGACTGTAAAAATCGTACGGTGTGCACCCAGCTTAAGATGTCAAATGTGTGTGGTTTGGTAAGTATAGTCACATGTTGAAAGGCAACGTGGCCAATGTTCACAGCTGGCTCTGAATAATCATGTATGTGTACGGTCCACTGTCCCATCCAATCACAGCCCAGTCTGAAGTTTGATTGACACATTCTAGTCCTATCCAGTTAAGATGTCAGAGAGAACCCCGTCTTTGTGTCTTAAAAGAGGAAGTCTCTCATTTTAAGTGCTAAAATGGCACCTATGATGTGGATTTTTGCAGTCTTGTGGCCTTTGCTTCCATGTATCCGATAAATCCACGAGACCGTAGAGTGTCCCATTTGTCATTTCATTGTTTAAAATCTCCTTGTGGCCATGTTCAACCTTGATGCCCCTTTTGAAAACTGTAACATTATGTCACTTAAGTGTGGACTTGAAGAAGGACCACAAAGGGTTGAGGGCTGTATTTGGGACCAGTGGcacaggggtggccgtggccaccatggactgaagcctggccaccccattggccaccccactcgcaattgccgtTTTTGAGCTCAAGACTTAACATGTACTGCCCGAACATTtatgtgccaccacagactgatcgctgcccactgcccggccacccctgtgaaaaactcctCGCTCCGGCCCTGTTTGGGACAGGACCGACGTGCCGGCGTGTCTTCcgtgtgtgtgcgtcagtgtgtGAGCCCAGCGATGAGGTCATCGATCGGAGCGGTCTCTGCTGGGTCCAGTAATCTGAATGTGTGACCGAAGGTGATGAAGTGTGTGAACAGTGTGTTTAGGTGGGGGTGTAACTCCACGACGATGGCATCATGGTAGTGTGCACTGAACAGGTGAGCCAGAGTACGGAAGAGCATGACAAAGACCTTCTGAATCAGGAACATGAATCCAGGAGGGAATGAAgaatctagacacacacacacaaacacacaaacacaggtttACTTGTAATCTCCAGCACATAAGTATAATCACTATAGACCAACCGTAATCCaaactatatacaatatatttgggTTTCAATTAACTCGTTAAACTCTGATGTATGTTTGGGCTGacacctgcaatttttcacactcaataaATCAATATaccgatctgaaatgtaggtggcgctccaACGCATttcagccctcacagatgtgctcgtccatagacattcagtctaattttcagtttatgCAACACCCTCAtcgtttcattgaatatctcggcctctgagtggactagaagctcaatgtAGGTGTCATAAGAAAgatgatatataacattttatcataaaaatatttGGATGATTTTGTTTTGAATGCTTTTCCTgatggatggcatattttgttctggacatctaagatataacattggataattcagccaagcaagctcacagacaagtaatcAATGGCTAATTTTTTAAACAACTGCCTAAGGTAAAAGTCAATGTAATGTTTTTAggtatttggggcttacagcagcaataATCGGTGCAtaaagagacgtttgtattttaTAACTTACAGAAATAATATTTCATTCCATGATTTTTTTGAACATTTTCCAAACTGTGGTATTAagccaacaaaataaattatacattcaCATTCCTGAGACCGAgggctttcatttgatatacaaCTTGTCCACTTCAGTGCCATGCGATagacttttatattcaaactAATATTTCTATCCCATtatcactagggggcgctaatttgcgACGcagatgttttcaggccttactgtgttattttatgttacataaatgcaaaagtgatggtaTTCTCTGGAAAGTTCACACTCTTAGCTTTCAAGCAATGTCTCATATGCCTTAACGTTTCAAGTGACAGAAAAAAATCGCGATATCGAGTTTTTAAGATCAATCGACACCATTTTaatattacagtgaggcacttacaatggaagtgaatgggtcagATATTTAGACGGTTTAAAGGCAAACATGTGAATCTTATTTTATacaagcacttgcattaattctgttaaaatgcatgtattatttgagctgtgaatttgtttaaatagttgttgttttttatcgtGGTTCAATTTACAGGGATGCAGACTACTTGCCTTTCAGCTAGTCACCTTTTTTTAAGCTAATTGGCCCAAACTGTTTGGTAAAATTTTCTTCTGATCAATTGATGCTTTGTCACAGCTGcgtgtatattatattatattatattatattataaaatggcTTTGAATGGGGCTCATTCAATCAGAATCTAGAGAAGGAACTATTTAAGGTTCATCACCATTTAATTTATCATCATCCTGAGTCCCTTTGAGTAAGGGTTCACTTCTAAATGCCTCTTAAActcagtttttgcttttttttaaacagtagaaAGTTTAAGCCTCATACATGCCCTGGTGGGAAACACACGTTCATCTGCAAGCAACTCCTGAATGTAGGACATGGCGTAATCAATATAGAGTGGAGCTGAACACTTCAGTTTCTTCCCCTGTTCATCCGTCCATTCATACAGACTgaaaacatacaaacatataaacacatcCATACTTCATGACTCATGCTGAATGTATCCCACACACAATATTATCATTTTACTGCAACATAATAAAGTCAAAGCAGTGCGACCTCTGTTAAACTGTGTTAACTTGGTATTACCACTgtcagtaaaaaattataataacaaataataactgAAAAGTCTTTTTGAAGAAACTGTGGTCATTTTTTATGGCTAAAACAAAAATACGTGAGAGAGAGCGCGcactagagtgtgtgtgtgtgtgcgagcgtgtgtgtgtgtgtgtgtgtgagtgtgtgtgtgtgtgtgtgacagagagagtgtgagagtgtgtgtgtgtgtgagactgagagagtgtgtgtgtgtgtgtgtgcgagcgtgtgtatgacagagagagtgtgtgtgtgtgtgtgtgtgagagacagagagtgtgtgtgtgtgtgtgtgtgtgagacagagagtgtgtgtgtgagacagagagtgtgtgagagagagtgtgtgtgagacagagtgtgtgtgagcgagtgtgtgtgtgtgtgtgagagagcacgCACAAGAGTGTGTGCGCACGTGAGAGTGTGTGcgcacgtgagtgtgtgtgtgcgcgcgtgagagtgtgagagagtgtgcgtgtgacagagagagaatatgtgtgtgtgtgtgtgtgcgtgagagtgtgtgagtgtgcgtgtgacagagagagagtatgtgtgtgtgtgagtgtgtgcgtgagagtgtgtgagagtgtgcgtgtgacagagagagagtatgtgtgtgagtgtgtgtgtgtgtgtgtgtgtgtgtgtgagagagtgtgtgtgtgagtgtgtgagtgtgtgtgtgtgtgtgtgtgtgtgtgtgtgtgtgcgcgcgcgcagtgtgagagagtgagcgtgtgacagagagagagtgagtgtgtgtgtgtgtgtgtgtgtgtgtgtgtgtgtgagagagagtgtgtgtgtgtgtgtgcgtgagagtgtgtgagagtgtgcgtgtgaccgagagagagtatgtgtgtgagtgtgtgtgtgtgtgtgagagagtgtgtgtgtgtgcgtgagagtgtgagagagtgagcgtgtgacagagagagagtgtgtgtgtgtgtgtgtgtgtgtgtgtgtgtgagagagagagagtgagtgtgtgtgtgttttctcacaTGTTTCTGGAGCTTTTGGCTGTCGGACATGCTGTTGTTGAGCAAAAATCAGATAGAGCGCTGAAGAGGAGAGTCACATGCTGGAAGAATGCGACAGCTGGAGATGTTGAGACAGAGAGTGAACACCGTTTTAACAGTTGTGTACAGATGCATGTTCATGCACTCAAGTAAATGCCAGTCAGACAGGAAGAGTCTGGGTGagaagtgggcagttcttggccagaataagctgcaaagtggatCACACTttatgctgatagtcaaaagtctggctatgcgAGACTAGCCTAGCACATTCTTAGCATTCCTTTTGCATAACCGAACATTGCACCAACTGTATATGAAATATTTGAGAAAATTCCCTAAGGTATCATGTCTAACCCTGAATTGCACTCATTAAGACACTCGGCATGTTTGTGAGTGCGgtaattttttatatgtttgtaaATACACAATTAATTACAGACaaatttggggcggctgtggctcaggtggtagagcgggtcggccactaatcgcaaggttggtggttcgattcccggcccacatgactccacatgccaaagtgtccttggacaagacactgaaccccaagttgctcccaatggcaggctggcaccttgcatggcagctctgccaccattggtgtgtgtgtgtgaatgtgtgaatgagactTGGGTGATTCGTCTGTGATATTTCGCTAATTCATTTCACATTGGCTTGCTCTCTTTGAAGTTGCAAATCAGGGAGATGTATTGAGGTGTTCGTGGTTCTCTCAGTTATTTTTTGTGCTCTCTTCTGTACCCTTTCACTTGCTTTTTTGTGCAACCTACTGAGGGCACATTTACATTCTCACGACACGGTCTTGTCAGAAAGCAATATATACTGACAAGGCCATCATCAGAGGCTTCATGCTAAGCATGTCCTTATTTCAACAGACTTTTTGCAGTTGAGATACATAATGTATTATTATCTTGTGCCCAAGTCTCCAGAGCCTGTGCCTTCATTTCCATTTTtgtatcgcaccattgtcacgaaaagagagctgagccggaaggcaaagctctcgatctaccggtcaatttttgttcctaccctcacctatggtcatgaacgctgggtcatgaccgaaagaactaggtcacgagtacaagcggccgaaatgggtgtgtgtgtgaagacTCACTGTTTGTTGCTATCCACTCCTGCTGATCAAGGCCGTGTGGATGTGCAGAGAGGGTCAGAAGGTCAACATCAGTGATTCGTCTAGACAGGAAGTGATCTCGCAGGTAAGGTTTGACCTCAGCGGACGCCATCATATGTAGACTGTTATTTTTTCTGTTATTCGCAAACAAACAGTTATTGTCATGTATTAAATTTGACCGCCTGGTTGAAATATTAAAAAGCAATATACATGACATCTATatacatgtaatatttaaatattctaattataataattgtattaataaatatattagaactaattaaaattttattataatagtaattatatTATAGAAATTACATTATTAGATATttaagtgatatatatatatatatatatatatgcaatcatccatgcgattatctaatcagccaatcatgtggcagcagtgcataaaatcatgcagatatgggtcaggagcttcagttagttaatgttcacatcaaccatcagaatggggaaaaatatgacctcagtgatttggagcgtggcatgattgttggtgccagacgggctggtttgagtatttctgtaactgatgatctcctgggattttcacacacaacagtctctaaagtgtgagagaatggtgccaaaaacaaaaaacatccagcaagcggtgtgaaaatcccaggagatcagcagttacagaaatactcaaaccagcccgtctggttccaacagtcatgccacgctccaaatcactgaggtcagatttttccccattctgatggttgatgtgaacattaactgaagctcctgacccgtatctgcttgattttatgcactgctgccacatgattggctgattagataatcgcagaAATTTGGAGAtgcacaggtgtacctaataaagtggctggtgagtgtatcctgtatgtgtatatatatttatgtgtgtgtgtgtgtgtgtgtatttatatacagtatgtgtgtatatatatatatatatatatatatatatgtatatatatatataataaaaaattattttttaaagttgcaAATGGATTAGTGTGAACTTACAGGATCCTTTAAAaatccactaaaaataaaaaaaaacttcaatgaccatttttagtttatttgtttttatttatttattttcatatattgtGCATTGCTAATTGACATGGCTTTTGTTTCTCAATTAGCAATGGttcttttcatttaaaactattttaatcacctttttgccttcactagtgcattttaaatggtgtttcaaatacattttgaaaagaaCAAATATACAATGTAGTCTCTATATTAGTTTGGTCATAAAAGTTGCATGCATAATAATGAGCAATATGCACCTTTAAgttgttttagatggagtattgCATCTCACTACTTATAGATAAACCTGGCCGAATACAAATGTGTCCTTAATGTGtcctaaaaacacatttgtagcTCTGTGGCGCACATAGCAAACAGTTTAAGGGCACGCGCAgcacgagcacacacacacacacacacaaacacatacacataaggTTGTAGTTTAGTTTGCAGTGTGTGCACATGGGGTTGGTCATTTATAATTGCAATTGTACTGTATACAGAAGGGGCACTGTGTTTGTGCGTACGTGTTTTCCGTTGCATTAGCACGCAAATGAGCACAACATCCTGGAAAGAGCATTTTCCTGGATGCAAATTGAGAGAAGCCACACATGGAGGAAACACACCGACCTAGAGTGCATTACACAGAAAACAGGAGCATCAACCTCCAAATTCAACCTTgaaat
The sequence above is a segment of the Xyrauchen texanus isolate HMW12.3.18 chromosome 29, RBS_HiC_50CHRs, whole genome shotgun sequence genome. Coding sequences within it:
- the LOC127622681 gene encoding MOB kinase activator 2-like: MGGCQSYSSSDEEANHNNISLFKIKNNSLHMMASAEVKPYLRDHFLSRRITDVDLLTLSAHPHGLDQQEWIATNTVAFFQHVTLLFSALSDFCSTTACPTAKSSRNILYEWTDEQGKKLKCSAPLYIDYAMSYIQELLADERVFPTRAYSSFPPGFMFLIQKVFVMLFRTLAHLFSAHYHDAIVVELHPHLNTLFTHFITFGHTFRLLDPAETAPIDDLIAGLTH